The Deinococcus radiopugnans ATCC 19172 genome includes the window GGACCTGAACGGCAAGCCGGTTCGCGCCCGCGACGTGCAGGCCGCCCTGCGCGGCACCGGGCTGGGGCCGGGCGGGCTGGCGGTGATCGGCCAGGGCGAGGTCAGCGGCGTGGTGGGCGCCGAGGGCCGCACGCTGCTGGGCCACGTTCAGGAGGCCGCCGGGCTGTCCCGCGCCGTCAGTGCCCGCCAGGAGACCGAGGCACGCTTGAAAGATGCCGACAGCCATCTGGCCCAGTTGCGCCTGCTGCTCGGTGAACGGGAGGCCGCCGTCTCGCGGCTGGAACGCGCCGCCACGCAGGCCCGCCGCTGGCGTGAGCTGACACTGCGGACCCTGACCCTGGAAGACGCCCTGAAGCGCGAACGTCAGGCGGCCCTCCACCGCGAGATCGCCGGAGCGCGGGCCGAGACAGCACAGCTCGATATTCAGAGTGCCTCCCTCGCCGCCGAGGTCCAGACTGCTGCTGCCGGGGTGGAAAGCGCCCGCGAGGCGGCACAGGACGCCCGCGCCCGCCGGGACGCGCACGCCGGAGCGCTGGATGCCCTCAGGGCTGCCCGCGACGCCCACGCCCAGGCCGAACGCTACCGCGCTCACCTGCGGGGCGAGGCCGAGGGCTTACAGGCCGAACTCGCCAGCCTTCCCACGTCACCCCCGGCCCAGCCCGCGCCCGATCTGGCCGCGCTGGAAGCCGCCTCCGCCCGGATTCGTAGCGACGCCGAGAATGCCGAACGCCGCGCCCGTACCCTGGACGCCGAACTCACCCGCGCCCGCACGCTGGCTGCCCGCGCCGCCGAGGGACTGGCCCGCACTGAGGCCAGCCGCGAAACCCTGCGCGCCGAGCTGGAGCGGGCCGAGGGGAATCTGGAAGCGGCGGCTGAAGGCCTTGAAGCCGCCACCGAACGCCTGACCACCGCGCGTCACACCCGCGAAGACGCCGAAGCGCAGTACGCCGCGGTGGCCGCCGAACGCGAGGCCGCCGTGAGCCAGGAACGCCACCTGACCAATGAGCTGGCCCGCGTGAACGCCAGCGTGGCCCCCTTGAGGCGCGAGCGCGAGCGCCTGCAAACCGCCCTGAACAGCTACGCCCGCTACGGCGAGGGCGCCCGCAACGCCCTGCGGCTGGACCACCCCGGCATCGTGGGTTCGGTGGCGGACCTGCTGACCGTGCCGGCTGAATATGAAACGGCCATCGGCGCGGCGCTGGGGCGGCGGCTGGAGCAGGTGGTGGTGAACCGGGCCGACGATGCCCGCGACATCATCGAGGAGCTGAAGCGTTCCGGCGGGCGGGCCACCTTCCTGCCGCTGGACCTGATCCGCGCCCGCCCCCGCCGCGACGCCCAGTTTCTGCACGAACTGGGTGTGGTGGGCAATCTGGCGGACCTGTGCCCCAGCGATCCGCCGCTGGTGGGCCAGGCGATTCTGGCCGACACGCTGGTGGTGCAGGACCTGCGCGCCGCCAACCGCATTGCCCGCTCTCACAGCAACCGCCCGCGTCTGGTCACGCTGGATGGCGAGCTGGTGGAACCCGGCGGGGCCATCACCGGGGGCAGACTGCGCGACAGCGGTGCGGGCGTCCTAGGGGATCAGCGCCGCTTTCAGGAGCTGGAGGCGGAACTGGAGGAGGCCGACGCGCTGGGTACGCGCTTCTCGGCGGAGTTGGAGCGGTTGAGGCTGACGCTGGGCGGCGGCGACGAGCGCCACGATGGGTTGTTGGCCGCCCGCGAACGCGCCGCCCGCGAGGAACGCGATGCCGAACGCCGCGTGACCGAACTGACCGCACAGATCCGCAGTCTGGGTGAAAACCGCGACCGCCTGCTGGCACGGCTGGGACCGGAACAGGAGGTCACCTCTGTACTGGACCTGCCAGATGTAGCTGCGCTGGAAACGGAGCTGACCGCCGCCCGGCACACCGCCGAAACGGGCCGGGCCACCGAGCGGGAAGCTGCCGAGGCGCTGGCCCTGGCCCGCGAGTTATCTGCCGCATGGCGGGCCTACGAGTCCGCCCAGATCCGCGCCGCCGATCTTCGCGCCCGCCTGAATGCCAACGCCGGGGCCGCCGCCACCCAGGACGCCCACCTGAGCGCCGCCGCCGCCGAACTTGCCCGTCGGGAGGCCGCGCTGGGCGAACTGGACGAGGCCGAATTCCCCCGCGCCGAGGCCGCCCGCGAGGCCGCTGCCGCCGCCTACGCCAACCTGATCGGCACCCAGAACAAGGTCCGCGCCCGCCTGGACGATCTGCGCGTGCTGATCGCCCGCCGCGAGGGCAGCCTGGAGCCGCTGCCCGCCGGCTGCACCCCACCCGGCACCCCGCGCGAGTGGACGGCGGAACTGGCCCGCGCCCGCGCCGAACTGGAGACGCTGGGCACCGTCAACGCCCGCGCCGAGGCCGATCATGCTGCCGAGCTGGCCGAACTGTCCGCCCAGCGGGCCGAGGCCGAGGACGCCGAGAGCGCCACCGCCGAACTGCGCGCCCATCTGGGCGAGTTGCAGGACGCCGAAGGGAAGGCCACCCGCGCCGCCTTCAGCCGCGTAAACGCCGCCTTCCGCGAATACAGCGCCGAGCTGCTGGGCGGGGAGGGCGAGCTGGAAGGGGAGAGCGACGACTCGGGCCGACTGACGGGCCTGCGCTTGGCTGTGCAGCCCAAAGGCAAGCGCACCCGCAACCTCAACCTGCTGAGCGCCGGGGAGCGCACCATGGCGGGCCTGGGTTTCCTGTTCGCGCTGAACCATGCGGGCGGCGACGGCAGTGGTCTACAAGAGGGTGCTGGGGGGTTGCCTCTGGCCGTGCTGGACGAGGTGGACGCCCCGTTGGACGAGGC containing:
- a CDS encoding AAA family ATPase, producing the protein MLRSITLQGFKSFAERTRLEFGPGVSAVIGPNGSGKSNVVEGLRWVTHGARARELRAGRGSELIFHGSGGKAPHGLAEVQLELQTPEGRVNLSRRIYRDGASEQDLNGKPVRARDVQAALRGTGLGPGGLAVIGQGEVSGVVGAEGRTLLGHVQEAAGLSRAVSARQETEARLKDADSHLAQLRLLLGEREAAVSRLERAATQARRWRELTLRTLTLEDALKRERQAALHREIAGARAETAQLDIQSASLAAEVQTAAAGVESAREAAQDARARRDAHAGALDALRAARDAHAQAERYRAHLRGEAEGLQAELASLPTSPPAQPAPDLAALEAASARIRSDAENAERRARTLDAELTRARTLAARAAEGLARTEASRETLRAELERAEGNLEAAAEGLEAATERLTTARHTREDAEAQYAAVAAEREAAVSQERHLTNELARVNASVAPLRRERERLQTALNSYARYGEGARNALRLDHPGIVGSVADLLTVPAEYETAIGAALGRRLEQVVVNRADDARDIIEELKRSGGRATFLPLDLIRARPRRDAQFLHELGVVGNLADLCPSDPPLVGQAILADTLVVQDLRAANRIARSHSNRPRLVTLDGELVEPGGAITGGRLRDSGAGVLGDQRRFQELEAELEEADALGTRFSAELERLRLTLGGGDERHDGLLAARERAAREERDAERRVTELTAQIRSLGENRDRLLARLGPEQEVTSVLDLPDVAALETELTAARHTAETGRATEREAAEALALARELSAAWRAYESAQIRAADLRARLNANAGAAATQDAHLSAAAAELARREAALGELDEAEFPRAEAAREAAAAAYANLIGTQNKVRARLDDLRVLIARREGSLEPLPAGCTPPGTPREWTAELARARAELETLGTVNARAEADHAAELAELSAQRAEAEDAESATAELRAHLGELQDAEGKATRAAFSRVNAAFREYSAELLGGEGELEGESDDSGRLTGLRLAVQPKGKRTRNLNLLSAGERTMAGLGFLFALNHAGGDGSGLQEGAGGLPLAVLDEVDAPLDEANIRRFTAFLERFSARGAQFLLVTHQKATMEVATALWGVTTDGSGASRVLSIRQTEDGARRVPVEG